In Streptomyces rapamycinicus NRRL 5491, the genomic stretch CCACTCCGGAGACGGCGGCTGGGCGCCCAGGCCGAGGAAGCCCAGCGCGGCCAGGGCGAGCGCCACCGACGGCAGCCGCAGCAACGCGTGGCGGACGACCGGGGGCAGGACCGCGGGCAGGACGTGGCGGCGCAGCAGATGGCGGCGGGAGGCGCCCAGCGCGCGGGTGGCGGCGAGATGCCTGGCGGCGCGCTGCTGCCGCAGCAGGGCGGAGGTGTGCGTGGCCAGCGGGGCCCAGGCGACGGCGGCCACGGCGAGCGCGGGGATGTACGGGCCGCGGCCCGCCGCCCCGGCGACCAGCAGCCCGGCGAGCACGGGCGGCACCGCGTTCACCGTCTCGGCGAGTCCGCCGGACAGCCGGGGCACCAGCCCGAGCAGCACCCCCGCCACCAGCGCGGCGGCGCTCACCGCCACCGCGAGCGCGAGTGTGGACAGCGCGCCGTGTCCCACCCGGGCCAGCAGATCACGGCCCAGCGCGTCGGTGCCGAACGGATGCGCCCAGGACGGGGCGGTGAGCCGGGCGGCGGTGTCCACCACCAGTGGGTCCCGGAGACCGCCGAGCACCACGACGGCGAGCAGGAGCGCGCCGTAGAGCAGTGGAATCGCGCGGGTGGACGGGGCGGTGGGCCGGTCGAGCGAGGGCAGCGCCCCGTCGCGCAGCGCGGGCCCGAGCAACAGCCGGGCCGCGAGCCGGGCGAGACCTCCGGCGGCGGCCGCGAGCAGGATCAGGACGAGGGCACACGCCTGGAGCATCGGCAGGTCCTGGGCGATGGCCGCCTGGAGCGAGAGCCTGCCGAGCCCGGGGATGTCGAAGACCTGCTCGACGGCGACCGCGCCTCCGGTGAGCCCGACCACGAACAGCCCGGTGTTCGGCAGCACTCCGGGCACGGCACGCCGCAGCGCCTGGCGGGCGATCCGCCGGGCGGGCAGACCGCGCGCGGCGGCGGCCCGCGCCCAGGGTTCGGCGAACGCCCCGGGCAGCGCGTCGTCCAGGACCCGGCCCAGCAGGGCGCCCGCGGGCAGACCGAGGGCGAGCGAGGGCAGCACCATCCACCGCGGCCCGTACCAGCCGACCGCGGGCAGCCAGCCGAGCCGCACCCCGACCACGGCGGCCAGCACGGACGCCAGCAGGAACTCGGGCAGCGCGGCGAGCAGCGCGCCACCGCTCCCCGCACCGGCCCCGCGCCGGGCGGCCCGCCGCCGCGGCCCGAGCCACAGCGTGCGCCCGCACACCGCGCCCGCGGTGGCCGCCGCGACCACCAGCGCCCCGCCCATGAGCAGCAGCGACACGCCGAGCGCCGCGGCCACCGAGGGGGCCACGGCCGTCCCTGAGATCCAGGACGCGCCCGCGTCGCCGTGCGGCAGGCCGGCGAGCCACCGGCCGAGCAGCCGCAACGGTCCGGCGTCGAGGCCGAGTTGGGCGCGCAGGGACTCCAGGAGCTCGGGGCTGGGGTCGCGGTCGGCCGCGCGCGCCTTGAGGACGGTGCGGGCGGGGTCGGTACGGGACAGCCAGGGCAGCAGACCGATGCCGCACAGCAACACCCCGGCGAGCGCGACGCGCCAGAGCGCGACCAGCCCGGCGGACCGGCCCGCGCCGCTCGGTCGCGTGGACCGGCCCGCGCCGCTCGGTCCCGTCGACCGACCCGGGCCGCTCGTTCCCGTAGACGGGCCCGCGCTCGGCCGGGCGGGCCGTCCCGCACCGGTCCCGGTGGTCCGCCCCGCGCCCGGTTCGGTGGACCGTCCGGTGCTCAGCGGCACCGCGTCCGCCTTCCGCCCGGTTGACCGTGTCCGTGCGCCGCTCAACGTCGCGTACCGGTGCCGACGAGCGTGCGCTCGTACGGGTCGAGGATCACACCGCGCACCGAGGCGCCGACGCCATGGAGGATCCGCTGGTGGACCAGCGGGACGACTCCGTCCGTGCGCAGGACGGCCGTCTGCGCGGCCAGGGCGGCGCGGTGGCGCGCGGCGCCGTCGGCGCGGGAGCCCGCCTCCGCGACCGCGCGGTCCACGGGCTTGTCGCACACCCGTGCCAGGTTGTAGCCACCGTCGCAGGTGAAGTCGTCGGCGAGGTAGGACACCGGGTCGCCGGTGTCGAGCATGGTGTTGCGGGCGGCCACCACGGCGTCGAACTTCCCGGCCAGGGCGTCGCTCTCGAGCCGGGAGTACTCCCGCACCTCCAGCTTCACGCCGAACCCGGCCTTGCGCAGCTGTTGTTGCAGCACCTGCGCGACCTCGGGCAGCTCGGGCCGGTTGTCGTAGGTGGCGAGGGTGACCGCGGTGTTCCGGACCCGCGCGGCGGCGGGGCGACCGGACGGCCGGGGCCGCTCGCCCGCGGCCCAGGTGAGGGCCGGGCCGAACAGCCCGCGGCCGGTGTCGGCATGGCCCTCGTAGACGTCCTCGGCGAGGGCGGAGGCGTCGACGGCCTCGCGGGCGGCGGCACGGACGGCGGGGTCGGCGAAGGGCCCGGAGCGGGTGTTGAGGAAGAGGGCGGTGGTGCGGGCGGTGGGCACCTCGCGCAGTGTGGCCTTGTCGAGGGTGGCCGCCTGGGAGACCGGGACCGCCTCGGCCATGTCCACCTCGCCGCTGCGCAGCGCGTTGGTGCGGGCCGTGCCGTCGGCGATGAAGCGGACGTCGAGGCCGGAGGCGTGGGCCAGACCGCCCCAGTACTCGTCGAAGCGGTGGAGGGTGGCGCGGGTGGTGCCGGTGGTCCTGGTCAGGGTGAAGGGGCCGGTGGCGGTGCCGGCCGGATCGACCGCCGCCGTCCCGTCCGCCGTCCTCCCTTGCCGCGTACCGGCCCTCGTGCGGTACGCCTTGGGCGAGAGGACGGCCAGGCTCGGGCTGGACAGCCGCAGCGGCAGGGCGGAGTCGGCGGTCGCGGTGGTGACCCGGACCCGCCGCTCCCCCACCGCCTCCGCGGTGAGCGTGACCCCGGTGAGAGCCGGTGTCATATCCCCGGTCGGATCAGCGTGCGGCGTCAGGGGGCACCTCCCGGCGGTAGCTGGGGGGAGCGTGCCAGACGCCGCACGCCCGGCCGGGGATATGACACAGGCTCTGAGCGCGGCGGGCGCCGGATCGGCGCGGGTGGCATGTGCGAGGGCGCCCGCCACCGCCGCCGGGGTGACCTCGGTGCCGTCCTGGAACCGCGCCTCGCGCAGGGTGAACACCCAGCCCCGGCCGCTCTCCCGGGTCCAGGACTCGGCGAGGGCGGGCACCGCGCCGCCGTTGCCGTCCAGCCGGGTCAGCCCCTCGGTGACGCCGAGCCTGCTGAGCAGGGTGGCGTCGGCGCCGTACGGGGAGAACCGCTCGGCGGGCGGGAAGGCCATCGCGACCCGGAGGCGCCCGCCGCCCGCCTCGGCCCCGGCGTCGTAAGGGGAACCTTCGCGGGCCGCGAAACACCCGGCGAGCAGCGGGAGGAGGAGCGGCGCGGCGGCCCACCTGCGGCGGACAGAGTGCATGGGCGTGGTTCTCCAGGGGCTGGCTGCGCGGGGACGGCCGAACACGAACGCTAGATGATGATCATTTCCATGAACCTCGGGATGCCCCGGAGGTCATGGGCACCTCGAAGTGGACGATGCCCTGACCGCCCCCGGGGGCCTCCCGCTCATCGCAGACGACCTTCGCCAGGGACCGCCAGAACGGCTCGGCGCCCGGCACCGCCGGATCGGTGTGCAGATAGACCGCGCGATAGCCGCCGTCCGCCGCGGCGAAGTCGAGCAGCGCACCCACCAGCCGCCGGGCCAGCCCGTGGCGCCGGCACTCGGGGCACACATAGACCCGGCGCAGCTGGGCGGTCTCGCCCGACGGGTAACGCGCGGCCAGCCACGGGGGGTTGGGCGGATGGGCCGGGCCCCGGGAGTCGAGCGCGGCGGTCGCCACGACCGCCCCGTCGCCGTCGTCCACCGCGACCAGCAGGGTGTGGCGCGCATTGTCCAGATACGCGGCGGCGGGATCGATGATGTCGGCGTGCCAGCGCGGCACATAGCCGGTTCCGAAGTCGCGGTAGACGGTGTCGAGCATCACACCGCGGGCGGCGTCGAGGTCGTCGGGGGTCGCGGTCCTGATGCGGTAGCTGGGCACCTGCGCATCGTACGCAATAAGTCCGTCCGCCGATCGTACTGGCAGACTGGATCCCGAGGGGAGGAGGGGCCGATGGGGCGGGCACGGCCGTCGATGCAGGAGCTGATCCAGCGGCGCAGGAACGCCGGATTCGTGGGCCGGCGCCGGGAAGTCGACGCGTTCAGGGATAATTTCGGGCTGTCGCCGGAGGACGCGCGGCATCGCTTCGTCTTCCATGTGCACGGCCACGCGGGCGTGGGCAAGACCTGGCTGACGCGCCGGATGGAGCAGACCGCCCGTCAGGAGTACGGCGCGCTGACCGCCCGCGTCGACGAGACGGCGAGTTCCGTACCCGAGGCGATGGCCGCCATCAGCGAGCAATTCGCCCGTCAGGGACGGGAGTTGACGTCCTTCGACCGGCGGCTCGCCACCTACCGGCAGCGCCGCCACGAGGCGGAGTCGGTACCGGCGGAGGGCGAGCGGCAGGGACCCAGCACCGGCAGTATGGCCGCCGCGCGGGCGGGTCTCGCGGGGCTCGGCCTGGTGCCGGGTGTCGGGGCGCTGGCGGGCGCCGTCGATCCGGTGCCGCTGGCCGCGGGCACCGACCGGCTGCGGGCGGCGCTCAGCTCGCGGTTCCGCGACCACAAGGACGTCCAGCTGGTGCTGGACCCGGTGGAGACGCTGTCCCCGCTGCTGGTCAGGGAGTTGTCGGAGGCCGCCGAGGCGGCACCGTGGCTGGTGCTGCTCTTCGACACCTATGAGCGCCTCGGCCCGCTGCTCGACCCCTGGCTGCGCACCCTGCTGACCAGCGAACGCCTCGGCACCTTCCCCGCCAACACCGTGCTGGTGCTGTCCGGGCAGACCCGGCTGGAACCCGGCTGCTGGGGCGATCTGGCCGATGTGGTCGCGGAGCTGCCGCTGGAGCCGTTCACCGACGCGGAGGCCCGGCAGCTGCTGACCGCCAAGGGGATCACCGAGGAGCCGGTGGTACGGGAGGTGCTGCGGCTCTCCGGCCGGCTGCCGGTCCTGGTGTCCACCCTCGCCGAGAACCCCGGGACCGGCGGAGACCTGGACGACCCCAGCGCCACCGCCGTCGAACGGTTCCTGAAGTGGGAGCGCGATCCGGTGCGCCGCTCCGCCGCCCTCGCGGGCGCGCTGCCCCGGCGGCTCAACGAGGACGTCTTCCGGGCGGCGGCGGACGACGAGGGGGCCGGGCTGTTCGGCTGGCTGCGGTCACTGCCGTTCATCGGCGACCGCGATGGCGCGGCCCGCTACCACGATGTGGTCCGCGCCCCCATGCTGCGGCTGCAGCGGACCACCTCGCCGCAGCGGTGGGCCGCGGCGCACACCCGGCTGGCGGAGACCTTCGCCGGGTGGCGGGAGGTGGCCGCCGGGGAGCTCGACCCGCACGACGGATGGCGGCTGGGCACCTGGAGCGGACCGCGTCTGGAGGAGTGGTACCACCTGCTGTGCGCACGGCCGTCGGCGGCGCTGCCCGGAGCGCTGCGGGACGGGATCGGCGCCTGCGACGCGGGCCCCGCGGTGGCCAGGCGCTGGGCGACCACCCTGGTCGAGGCGGGCGAGGACGCCGACTCGGACGCGGTGCGCGCCTGGGGGCGGCACCTGGTGGAGGCGCTGGCGGACGAACGGCGGCGCGGTATCGAGGCGATGGGGCTGCTGCTGGCCCGGGCCGGGCTGGACGCCGCCGCCCGGGTCGCGGCCCTCGTCGTACGGGGCTGGCACCGCCGGTCGGTCGAGGAGTTCGACGGGGCGCTGGGGGACTTCCACCGGGCGATCGAGCTGGACCCCGGGAATGTGCGCGCGCACTTCGGGCGTGCCGTGGTCCACCGGGCGACCGGGGAGTTCACCGCGGCGATGGACGCGCTGGACCGGGTGGACGCGCTGGAGCCGGGCTCGACCTGGGTCCAGCGGGAGCGCGGGGAGACCTGCCGCCGGGCGGGCCGGTACGAGGAGGCGCTGGCCCGGCTCGACCCGGTGATCGAGGCCGATCCGGCGGACCATGTGGCCCTGGGCAGCCGCGGCCAGACCAACATGGCGCTCGGCCGGATCCAGGAGGCCCTGGCGGACCTGGACCGGGCCATCGAGCTGAACTGCGACTACACCTGGGCACTGCTCCGGCGGGCCCGGGTCCGCAGCACCCTGGGGGACGCGGCGGGTGCGCTTGAGGACCTGGACCGGGTGGAGGCGCTGGAGCCGGGCATCCCGGGAGCGCTCGGCGAACGCGGCGACGTCCACCGCTTCGCGGGCCACTACGAGGAGGCCATCGCGGTGTACGACCGGGCGCTGGCCCTCGACCCCGGCTACGCCTGGGCCCTGGGGAGCCGCGCGATGGCCAACGAGGCCCTGGGCAGACGCGCGGACGCGCTGGCGGATCTGGAGCGTGCGGTGGCGCTGAATCCCGGCTACGCCTGGGCCGTGGCGCAGCGCGAGCGGTTGCTCTCGAGCGGGGATTCACCGGAGGGCGGACGGAACGACGGGCCGGTGTGACCTCCCGGTACCCGTGCTTCCCGCTCCCCTCCCCCGGTGGCCGGTCAACGGCCACGCGTCAACGGCCTTGTGGCACCGGCCTTGTGCAACTGGCCTTGTGCGACTGACCTCGTGTGACTGGCCTCGTGCGTCACCGGCCCTGCGCCACCGGCCCTGCGCGTCACCGGCCCTGTCGTGACGCGCGTCCGGCGAAGCAGGACGACACGGCCTGGCGTACGGCACGCAGCACGGCACGGCAGCGCGACAGGTAACGGGACGGGCGGGCCCGGCCGACGGGGCGCGGTGCGTCGGATGGAGCCGGTACGGTCGACGGAGCCGGTACGGCCCCCTCGGCGGATGTGTCCCGAACGGTGGCGGCCACCTGGGCGGGAGCGGCCGGATCCACCGCGGGCGGCGACGGATCGGCGGTGCCGGTCCGCGGGGTGACGGGGCGCCGGGTGGCTTCCGCGCGCAGCATCGCGCGCATGGCGGCATAGACATCGATGGGCATGCGGATACTCCTGCGGTCTCGGACGTCCTACGGCTGGGCGGGCAGGGCGTACCGCATCCGGGATCCGCGAGGGCGCGGAAACGGGATGACGGACGGCCCGGGCCCGGTCAGCAGCGCAGAACGACGGACCGCGAGGAGAGCCGGCCGGCCGGGACGTCGCCCCCGGCGCCGAACGCGCCTTCGCCCGGCGCCGGGTCCGCGGGGCGACCGCGGACCGCGCCGAGCACGAAGGGGCCGAGGGACGTCGAGAGGGACCGGTGGGCGCCGCACGAGGCCCCGTGAGCCGCCCGCCCGGGACGGTGCCGGGCCGGATGCCCGGCACCGTCCCGGGCGGAGAACACGGCCGGCGCCGAGGAGGCGGAGCGCTCGTCCTCGGCCTCCGGCGCCACCGGAACAGGGATGACGGGAGCGGGAGCGGGGGCGGACGCGGCGAGGGCCCGGGCCGAGACGGGAGCACCCGCGCCACCGGGCACGGACGTGGCCGGGGCCCGGTTCGGCACCCCGGCAGCCCCGGCCTTCCCGGTCGCGCACCGCTCCGGGCCGGTGGACGGCGAGGCGCGGACGACCCCAAGGGCCAGCACGGCGTGCAGCAGCGTGGCCGCCAGCAGCAGAAGGACGGCGGCCGCGCACGGGCCGCCGCACACCGCGGGGCGGTTCGTCCTGCCGCCGTGCACCATGCGGCCTCCCTCGCTGATCCCCCTCCAGGGAACCCCGCACAGCGGAAGACGGCACTCCGATTACCGGGAAAAGTCCAGACTTTCACCCGTGTCGGTTATCCGCTCGAACGCCCATAGCGCCACATTTCGAGGAGTGACCGGCCGCATGATGTGATCATTCGAGCAATGCGGCCGGTGCGGCCTGCCGCCAGGAGTCGAGCAGGATGTCCCGCAGTTCATCGAGGTCGTCCAGCGCGCCGAGCCGCACCCGCACCCAGGCCGAACTCGCCTCATGGGCGGCGACCCAGAACTTCTCCGGCTCCGCCAGCACCAGCTCCTCCCGCTCCACCTTGGGACATCTGACGGCCATCGAGGTCTCGTCCTCGGGCAGGGTGGCGAACATCTTCCCGGCGACCCTGAAGGTGGGCATCGACCAGGCGATCTTCTCTGTGGTCTCCGGCAGCGACAGGGCGATGGCACGGACATCATCGGAGGTCGTCATGGCCCGACCGTAGAACACCCCACCGACATGGCCCCTGGTCACGTCCACTCCGGCCCCGGCCGTCGGCACGCCCCGTACACGTACGGCGTGGTGGTGGTCAGGGGCACGAAGCCGAGCCGGCGCAGGATCGGGCGGCTCAGGCTGGACGCGTCCACCTGGAGATAGCGATAGCCGCGGTCGGCGGCGATCCGGGCCCGGAACGCGACCAGGGCGCGGTAGACGCCCCGGCCGCGCCACTCCGGCACGGTGCCCCCGCCCCAGAGCCCGGCGAACGGCACTCCCGGCGGCAGCTCCATCCGCGCCGCGCTGACCGGCCGGTCGCCGTCCATGGCAACCACCGCGACGACCGCGTCCGGCTCCTCGGCGAGCTGGGCGAGGAGCCGGTGCCGGAGCGCGGCGCCGTCGTCGCCGAACGCCCGCTGATGGACGTCCACCACCCGCTCCACCCCGGCCGCGTCGGCCACCGGGAGCAGCCGGACGCCCTGGGGCGGTTCGACGGCGGTGTCCAGGTCCGCCACGTGGGCGACCATCAGCGTCTCCTCGGGCTCGGGGACGAGTCCGGCGGCCCGGAGCCGCTCGCCGAGGTCACCGGGGCGGTCGTGCGCGTACAGCTTCCACTCGAACGCGCGGTCCACGCCCCCGAAGTGCCGTATCTGCGCGGCGATCGCCGCATCGGCGGTGGCGTCGTCCAGATCCGACCACAGAACGCCGTTCCAGTCGTCGCGGCCGCCGGTCTGCCGCACCACCGCGCCCACACGCTCGACCCGGACGCCGGGGCCGTCGGCCCGCGCACCCTGTCTCATCTCCCGGTCGTACAGCTCACGCACCACATCATGGTCCATGCGCCCACCCCAGCACCGGGGCCCTCCGGCGGCAATCGATTATCGGGCCCTCGAGGCCGGCGCGTCACGACCCGCCCTTCGCCCCGGCGGCGTAGTGGATCGCGATCCGTGCCCCGAGCCGCGCGTTGTTCTTGACCAGGGCGATATTGGTCCGCAGGCTCTCGCCCTCCGTCAACTCCACGATCCGGCCCAGCAGATACGGGGTCGCGTCCTTGCCGCCGATCCCCGCGTCCGTCATCTCGGCGAGGGCCCGCTCGATGATGCCGTCCATCCGGTCCGCGGGGATCTCCTCGGCCTCGGGAACCGGGTTGGCGATGCTCAGCCCCGCCGTCATGCCCAGCTCCCACTGGGCCCGCATGGTGGCGGCGATCTCCTCGGGCGAGTCGACGCGCAGCGGGGAGCGGAAGCCGCTCACCCGGGAGTAGAAGGCGGGGAAGTCGTCGGTGCCGTAGGTGAGCACCGGAACGCCCAGGGTCTCCAGCTTCTCCAGGGTCAGCCCGATGTCGAGGATGCTCTTGACCCCGGCGCTGATGACGGCCACCGGGGTGGTGGCGAGCTCGGTGAGGTCGGCGCTGATGTCGAAGGACCGCTCCGCTCCCCGGTGCACTCCGCCGATGCCACCGGTGACGAAGACCCGGATCCCGGCGAGCGCGGCGAGCCGCATGGTGGACGCCACGGTGGTCGCGCCATGGCCGCCGCGCGCGATGACATGGGCGAGGTCGCGCACGCTGACCTTGCCCACCTGGGGGCTGGTGGCGAGCAGTTCCAGATCGGCCCGGTCCAGACCGGCGCGCGGCCTGCCGTGGAGGACGGCGATGGTGGCGGGGACCGCGCCCTGGGCGCGGATGATCTCCTCGACCTCGGTGGCCATCTCGATGTTCTGCGGATACGGCATGCCGTGGCTGATGATCGTGGACTCCAGCGCGACCACGGGACGGCCGTCGAGCAGGGCCTCCGCGACCTCCTCGGTGAGGGTCAGCCGGGGGTGGGGGGTGGTCATGTGGTCCTCCGCAGCGGGGCGTCGAGCGCGTCCTCGATCAGACGCGGGGTCAGGTCGGGTCGTACGGTGGCGGGGGTGGCCACGGTCAGCGCGGCGGCGGCGTGGCCGTAGCGCGCGGCGTCCACCGGGTCGGCGCCGCCGAGCAGGGCGTGGGCGAACGCGCCGAGCATCGCGTCACCGGCCCCGGTGACGTCCCGCACCTCGGCCGGTGGCGCCTCCAGTGGCACCCGGCCCTCGTCGACGGTGCTCAGCAGGGAGCCGCGCGCACCGAGCCGCACCCACACATGCCGCACCCCGCGCTCGTGGAGGACGGCCACGGCCCGGAGCAGCCCCGGGTCGTCCGCGTCCGCGACCCCGTCGAGGTCCCGCCCGGCGAGCGCGCCCAGCTCCGCCACGTTCGGCGTGACGGCGAGGACCGGCCGCCCGGCGGCGAACAGCGGGGCCAGCAGCGCCGCCTTGGGGACGCTCACCGGGTCGATCAGCGTCTGGACACCGGCGGCGGAGGCGATGTCCAGGACGTAGGAGAGCACCCGCGTGGAGAGGTTCCCGTCCAGCACCAGCAGACCGGCGTTGCCGATGAGTTCCCGCGCGGTGTGGAGGTGCTCGGGGGCCAGCGCGTCGGTGGCGGCCATGTCGGCGATGGCCACGACCAGATCGCCGTCGGCGTCCAGCACCGCCGTATAGGTGCCGGTGGGATGCGGGCCGCGGTGCACATGTTCGATGCGCACCCCGGCGGCCTGGGTCTCGCTCAGCAGCCGCTCCCCCGCCGCGTCCTGCCCCACGGCGGCGATGAGATGGGTGGGGGTGCCCAGCCGGGCGAGGTTCTCGGCGATGTTGCGGGCCACCCCGCCTGGGCTGGTGTGGGACCGCCCCGGGTTGCTGGTGCGGTACGCCACGGGGGCGAGGCTGCGCACCTTGATGTCCACATTGGCCCCGCCGATGACCACCACCGCGTGCTCCTGGCGCAGGATGTAGCCGCGCCCCAGGATGGCGCCCTTCTTGCCCAGGTTGGACAGGTGCACATTGACCGCGGCCCGTGTGGTCCCGAGGGCGTCGGCGATGGACTGGGCGCCGGCCAGCGGGTCCCGCCGCAACAGCGCGAGTATCTCCCGCTCCCTGCGCGTCAGCGTCATGTTCAGCAGACTAAAGCAAACTTAGCCCGATAAACAGGCCCCATCAGGGGCCGGTGAACAGGCCACTGACGGCCATGGGTTGGCCCAGGAGATCGCAAAAGAACGGCGGATGACATCCTGAGGAGCCATGGCGCGCCGGACACTCTCGGCAGCGGCCCGGGAACCTGTCCGGTGACGAGGAAGAAGGCCGATGAGACTCTGCTTTCTGGTGGAGGAGCGCTATCGCCATGACGGCATGCCGCGTGAGGTGATCCGTCAGCTCTCCGCCTGGGGTCACCAGGTGGATGTGGTCCGGCCGGGCCGTTCACTGCTGCGGATGTCCGACGCGGTGCGGGCGGGCAGCCATGACGCCTGGGTGCTCAAGACGGTGTCCGGAGGTCCCGGGCTGATGCTGCTGGAGGCCGCGGCGGCGGTCGGGCTGACCACCGTCAACGACGCCCGCTCCATCCGCGGCGTACGGGACAAGGCCCTGGCGGCCGCCATCGGGCGCAGCCGTGGCCTGCCGATGCCGCCCACCTACGCGGCGGCCCGGCCCGAGGCGCTGGAGGAGATACCGGAGGCCGAGTTCCCGCTGGTGGTCAAGCCCGCGGACGGCAGCTCGGGACGGGCCGTGCGGCTGGTGCCGACCCCGGACCGGCTCAGGGCGCTGCGCGCCGAGCTGGCGGCGGAGGGCATGCTCATCGCCCAGCCGTACGTGCCGAACTCAGGGCTGGACCTCAAGGTGTACTGCGTAGGCGGGGAGTTGTACGCCACCGAGCGGGGGTCGCCGCTCGGCCCCGACGGGGGCGCACACGGCCGGCGGGTACCGCTGTCCGCCGAAGTGGCGGCCATCGCGGCCGAGGTCGGCGCGGTCTACGGCCTCGATCTGTACGGGGTGGATGTGCTGCTGGGCCCGGACGGGCCGGTGGTGGTCGATGTGAACGACTTCCCCAGCTTCAAGGAGGTGCCGGACGCGGCGGCCCGGGTGGGGCGCGCGGTACTGGAGTTGGCGCGCGGCGGCGGTGGCCGGTCCGGGCCCGGGCTCGTCGGCGCCCTCACCGGAGCCGAGCCGCCGGTACATGCTCCCGAGCCGGTCCCGGCCACCGCCGCGGTGAGTGGCGGCCGATGAGGATCGGCCTGATCACCGCCGACCCCGGCCATCAACTCCTCGCCGACGCCACGGCCCTGCTCACCCCTC encodes the following:
- a CDS encoding ATP-grasp domain-containing protein, translated to MRLCFLVEERYRHDGMPREVIRQLSAWGHQVDVVRPGRSLLRMSDAVRAGSHDAWVLKTVSGGPGLMLLEAAAAVGLTTVNDARSIRGVRDKALAAAIGRSRGLPMPPTYAAARPEALEEIPEAEFPLVVKPADGSSGRAVRLVPTPDRLRALRAELAAEGMLIAQPYVPNSGLDLKVYCVGGELYATERGSPLGPDGGAHGRRVPLSAEVAAIAAEVGAVYGLDLYGVDVLLGPDGPVVVDVNDFPSFKEVPDAAARVGRAVLELARGGGGRSGPGLVGALTGAEPPVHAPEPVPATAAVSGGR